In Anomaloglossus baeobatrachus isolate aAnoBae1 chromosome 3, aAnoBae1.hap1, whole genome shotgun sequence, one genomic interval encodes:
- the LOC142297377 gene encoding serine/threonine-protein kinase SBK1-like, translating into MEATGSFELPKTSENDFQILETLGSGTYGRVVMAMEKKTGTHVALKLMKKRKTKEQSFLHELCVSITLSGHEGIIFTHPIYVDSEYFYVLTQDLAPAGTLHSLIEPSIGIPEVMVKRCAVQLTSALEYMHDHSLVHRDLKPDNVLLMDKDCFHIKLSDFGLTQAIGTLVSSMSHIIPYMSPELCQLRSYEALGVPLVLRPSMDTWAFGVLLYVAFTGYFPWERAVKDDPLFKDFIKWQRFETKQPRQDIGPNVPLKHKNYFMPCSLKTPPSGVQ; encoded by the exons ATGGAAGCAACTGGATCATTTGAGCTCCCCAAGACCAGCGAGAATGATTTCCAGATTTTGGAGACTCTGGGCAGCGGCACCTACGGCAGAGTGGTCATGGCTATGGAGAAGAAAACCG GAACACACGTGGCCCTTAAACTAATGAAGAAGAGGAAGACAAAGGAACAAAGTTTCCTCCACGAGCTGTGTGTCTCCATCACCTTATCGGGTCACGAAGGGATCATCTTCACCCACCCCATCTACGTGGACTCGGAGTATTTCTATGTCCTGACTCAGGATTTGGCCCCTGCTGGAACTCTCCATTCGCTAATTGAACCCAGT ATTGGAATTCCAGAAGTGATGGTGAAGCGTTGTGCAGTACAGTTGACCAGTGCATTAGAATATATGCACGATCACTCACTGGTGCACAGAGACTTAAAACCAGATAATGTGTTACTCATGGACAAAGACTGCTTCCATATTAAATTGAGTGATTTCGGCCTGACACAAGCCATCGGTACCCTCGTGTCATCAATGTCACACATCATTCCCTACATGTCCCCAGAGCTGTGTCAATTGCGAAGCTATgaagctttaggg gtacccttagtcttgCGACCCAGCATGGATACATGGGCCTTTGGTGTACTTCTGTATGTTGCATTCACGGGATATTTTCCTTGGGAAAGGGCCGTCAAAGATGATCCTCTGTTCAAAGATTTTATCAAGTGGCAACGTTTTGAAACCAAACAGCCCCGCCAGGACATTGGACCAAATGTTCCACTAAAGCACAAGAATTATTTCATGCCCTGCTCGCTGAAGACCCCACCATCAGGAGTCCAGTGA